A single genomic interval of uncultured Desulfobulbus sp. harbors:
- a CDS encoding ATP-dependent 6-phosphofructokinase, translating to MGKCIGVLTAGGDSPGLNAAIRAIGKSALNAYNMQVIGFRDGFRGLMENRTIHLEGETLSGILTLGGTILGTSRDKPHKMPVGSKVQDMTEVMIDNYHRHNLEAIICIGGGGTQKNAYRLAQAGVNVLTLPKTIDNDVAMTDVTFGFDTALSIATDAIDRLHSTAHSHHRIIVVEIMGHNTGWLGLGAGLASGADVILIPEIPYEVDQVAEAIRRRRHRGKNFSIVAVSEGALSKKDARELADLKENKLTTKDEKKQKKVASALAAFRAKHASNTLRLSSELETLTGLESRVTILGHLQRGGTPSAADRILATRLGTACTTAVVEGKFGKMVAVKGESTELVDLSEVVGKRKLIPLDHPWIKAALETGACLGNNKLVG from the coding sequence ATGGGAAAATGTATCGGTGTACTGACCGCCGGCGGCGATAGTCCCGGTCTCAATGCCGCGATTCGCGCCATCGGCAAGAGCGCGCTCAATGCCTACAACATGCAGGTGATCGGGTTTCGGGACGGGTTCCGCGGCCTGATGGAAAACCGCACCATCCATCTCGAGGGGGAGACGCTCTCGGGTATTCTCACCCTGGGGGGCACCATTCTCGGCACCAGCCGCGACAAACCCCATAAGATGCCGGTGGGGTCCAAGGTGCAGGACATGACCGAGGTCATGATCGACAACTACCACCGCCATAACCTCGAGGCCATCATCTGCATCGGCGGCGGCGGGACCCAGAAGAACGCCTATCGGCTGGCCCAGGCCGGGGTCAACGTGCTCACCCTGCCCAAGACCATCGACAACGACGTGGCCATGACCGATGTCACCTTTGGCTTCGACACCGCCCTGTCCATTGCCACCGATGCCATCGACCGGTTGCACTCCACCGCCCACAGCCATCACCGCATCATCGTGGTCGAGATCATGGGCCACAATACCGGTTGGCTCGGGCTCGGCGCGGGCCTGGCCAGCGGCGCGGATGTCATCCTCATTCCGGAAATTCCCTATGAGGTCGACCAGGTGGCCGAGGCCATCCGCCGCCGTCGCCACCGGGGCAAGAACTTCAGCATCGTCGCCGTCTCCGAGGGGGCCCTTTCCAAAAAGGATGCCAGGGAACTGGCCGATCTGAAGGAGAATAAGCTGACCACCAAGGATGAAAAGAAGCAGAAGAAGGTTGCCTCAGCCCTTGCCGCCTTTCGCGCCAAGCATGCCAGCAATACCCTGCGGCTCTCCTCCGAGCTCGAGACCCTGACCGGGCTGGAGAGCCGGGTGACCATACTCGGGCATCTCCAACGGGGCGGCACCCCCAGCGCAGCCGACCGTATCCTGGCCACCCGGCTGGGGACCGCCTGCACGACGGCGGTGGTCGAAGGCAAGTTCGGCAAGATGGTGGCGGTGAAGGGGGAGTCCACCGAGCTGGTCGATTTGAGTGAAGTGGTCGGGAAGCGGAAGCTGATTCCCCTGGATCATCCCTGGATCAAGGCCGCTCTGGAGACCGGCGCCTGCCTGGGGAACAACAAACTGGTGGGATAG
- the phoU gene encoding phosphate signaling complex protein PhoU, with protein MSRHMYFHREIDQLKKMILELGTLTEDRLRRTSVLLESGDDAEAQALMTSDWEIDDMEIRVEEECLKILALHQPVARDLRLIVSVIKINSELERIADIAVNIAKRVLTINRTKAKDYTFTLDYRFMAAKALEMVKVALDALVTEDAGMARKIFLMDDEVDQERNLAYKTVVEEIKKHGEQAACLINLYLIARHLERIGDRAKNIAEEVIYLVEGEIVRSSADPH; from the coding sequence GTGAGCAGACATATGTATTTCCATCGGGAAATCGACCAGTTGAAAAAAATGATCCTCGAGCTGGGCACCTTGACCGAGGACCGGCTGCGCCGGACCAGCGTCCTTCTCGAGTCCGGCGACGATGCAGAGGCCCAGGCCCTGATGACCTCGGACTGGGAGATCGACGACATGGAAATCCGGGTCGAGGAGGAATGCCTCAAGATCCTCGCCCTGCACCAGCCAGTGGCCCGTGATCTGCGACTGATCGTCTCGGTCATCAAGATCAACAGCGAGCTGGAACGTATCGCCGACATTGCGGTCAACATTGCCAAACGCGTCCTCACCATCAACAGAACCAAGGCCAAGGACTACACCTTTACCCTTGATTACCGCTTCATGGCGGCCAAGGCCCTGGAGATGGTCAAGGTCGCACTTGACGCCCTGGTCACCGAGGATGCGGGCATGGCGAGAAAGATCTTTCTCATGGATGACGAGGTGGACCAGGAGCGCAACCTCGCCTACAAAACGGTGGTCGAGGAGATCAAAAAACACGGGGAACAGGCCGCCTGCCTGATCAACCTCTACCTCATCGCCCGCCACCTGGAGCGTATCGGCGACCGCGCCAAGAACATTGCCGAAGAGGTCATCTACCTGGTCGAGGGAGAAATCGTTCGTTCCAGTGCTGATCCCCACTGA
- a CDS encoding ATP-binding protein encodes MGIVILTLGLTAWLAISSGNDFYLGHLQKDILERGMLIESTISQLSQGDEASLQSFIRLNGRRAATRITLIDGNGVVLADSDEDHTLMENHGKRPEVLAALSGEAGYSIRFSRTLGENMLYSAMPIKLGLDGHRGVLRLALSVSSIENAVGDYQKRTLAIAIGVVVLAILLALYSAQRISRPLEKMKQGAEQLTKGRIDQLVKIDSEHMSVEMAGLANSINQMAEQINRRVRIIIQQRNELEAVFSSMADAVVAIDSEKNIIRMNQAAATLFSLSSEVVKGKAVQAIIRNPYILEMIDFTLGHNQQQEQKVTLSYGAEPVMLEIHAVPLRDEADNSMGVLLVMNDLTKLNRLENIRQDFVANVSHELKTPITAIKGYVETLLDGALDDEDNARRFLNIVVRQANRLDSIVDDLLILSRIEDREGKEDIELTVREVGPVLESALQTCAVNADEKDIVIEVECDEELYAPINQPLLEQAVINLLNNAISYSPHGTRITLSCQGSRSVQGEHLVQFSVSDNGPGIAKEHLPRLFERFYRCDKARSRDQGGTGLGLAIVKHIAHTHNGTVEVESTPGKGSIFTLTLPGVLPPGGAQEDGEDL; translated from the coding sequence GTGGGAATCGTCATCCTGACCTTGGGCCTGACCGCGTGGCTGGCCATCAGCAGCGGCAATGACTTTTATTTGGGGCATCTGCAGAAGGACATCCTCGAACGGGGGATGCTGATCGAGTCCACCATCAGCCAGCTGAGCCAGGGCGATGAGGCCTCGCTGCAGAGTTTTATTCGTCTGAACGGCCGCAGGGCCGCGACCCGGATCACGCTGATCGATGGCAACGGCGTGGTCCTGGCCGACTCCGATGAGGACCATACCCTCATGGAAAATCACGGCAAGCGGCCCGAGGTGCTTGCCGCGCTCAGCGGAGAAGCCGGGTATTCCATCCGCTTCAGCCGTACCCTTGGCGAAAACATGCTCTATTCCGCCATGCCGATCAAGCTCGGCCTCGACGGGCATCGTGGGGTGCTTCGTCTGGCGTTGTCGGTGAGCTCCATTGAGAATGCGGTCGGTGATTACCAAAAAAGGACGCTGGCCATCGCCATTGGGGTGGTTGTCCTGGCCATCCTGCTGGCGCTCTATTCGGCCCAAAGAATCAGCCGGCCGCTTGAAAAGATGAAGCAGGGCGCGGAGCAGCTCACCAAGGGGCGCATCGACCAGTTGGTCAAGATCGACAGCGAACACATGTCGGTGGAGATGGCCGGTTTGGCCAATTCGATCAACCAGATGGCCGAGCAGATCAACCGCCGGGTGCGGATCATCATCCAGCAGCGCAACGAACTGGAAGCGGTCTTTTCCAGTATGGCCGATGCGGTGGTGGCCATCGATTCGGAGAAGAACATCATCCGCATGAACCAGGCCGCGGCCACCCTCTTTTCCCTGTCCTCGGAGGTGGTCAAGGGCAAGGCGGTGCAGGCGATCATCCGCAACCCTTACATCCTGGAGATGATCGATTTCACCCTCGGGCACAACCAGCAGCAGGAGCAGAAGGTGACCCTCTCTTACGGAGCGGAGCCGGTCATGCTGGAGATCCACGCGGTGCCGCTTCGCGACGAGGCCGACAACAGCATGGGCGTGCTGCTGGTGATGAACGATCTCACCAAGCTCAACCGCCTGGAGAACATTCGCCAGGATTTTGTCGCCAATGTCTCCCATGAGTTGAAAACGCCGATAACCGCCATCAAGGGCTATGTCGAGACCCTGCTTGACGGGGCCCTGGACGATGAAGACAATGCCCGCCGCTTTCTCAACATTGTCGTGCGCCAGGCCAACCGGTTGGATTCCATTGTCGATGATCTGCTCATCCTTTCGCGGATTGAGGATCGGGAGGGCAAGGAGGACATCGAGTTGACCGTGCGCGAGGTCGGTCCGGTGCTGGAGAGCGCGCTGCAGACCTGTGCGGTCAATGCCGATGAAAAGGATATCGTGATTGAGGTGGAGTGCGATGAGGAGCTGTATGCGCCCATCAACCAGCCGCTTTTGGAGCAGGCGGTGATCAACCTGCTCAACAACGCCATTTCCTACAGCCCCCACGGAACCAGGATTACCCTGAGCTGTCAGGGGAGCCGATCCGTGCAGGGTGAGCACCTGGTGCAGTTCAGCGTCTCCGACAACGGCCCGGGGATCGCCAAGGAGCATCTGCCGCGGCTGTTTGAACGGTTCTACCGCTGCGACAAGGCCCGTTCGCGGGATCAGGGCGGTACCGGCCTGGGGCTGGCCATTGTCAAGCATATCGCCCATACCCACAACGGTACGGTGGAGGTGGAAAGTACCCCCGGCAAAGGATCGATCTTCACCCTCACCCTGCCCGGTGTGTTACCGCCCGGTGGTGCACAGGAGGACGGCGAGGATCTTTAA
- a CDS encoding response regulator transcription factor — translation MKKPSILVVEDDTDIQQLVSYNLIKAGFNVTCADSGEEALQMLSRESFDAMVLDLMLPGKDGHEVCRVVRSQEHIKGLPIVMLTAKSEEDDIVCGLECGADDYVTKPFSPRVLIARLEAALRRKPEAGAASDEQVGFISRNGMEIHSGRHEVRVNGEEVHLTASEFTILELMAARPGWVFSRQQIIDQVRGYDYSITPRAVDVQIFGLRKKLGQAGSCIETVRGIGYRIRE, via the coding sequence GTGAAAAAACCAAGCATCCTGGTTGTCGAGGATGACACCGACATCCAACAGCTTGTCAGTTACAATCTTATCAAGGCCGGCTTCAATGTCACCTGCGCCGATAGCGGCGAGGAAGCCTTGCAGATGCTCAGTCGCGAATCCTTTGATGCCATGGTGCTCGATCTCATGCTGCCGGGCAAGGACGGCCACGAGGTCTGCCGGGTGGTGCGCTCCCAGGAGCATATCAAGGGGCTGCCGATCGTGATGCTGACCGCCAAGAGCGAGGAAGATGACATCGTCTGCGGCCTTGAATGCGGCGCCGACGATTATGTAACCAAGCCGTTCAGCCCCCGGGTGCTGATCGCCCGCCTCGAGGCCGCACTGCGCCGCAAACCCGAGGCCGGTGCGGCCAGCGATGAGCAGGTCGGGTTCATCAGCCGCAACGGGATGGAGATTCACTCCGGCCGCCATGAGGTGCGGGTCAACGGCGAGGAAGTCCACCTCACTGCCTCCGAGTTCACCATCTTGGAACTGATGGCCGCACGCCCCGGCTGGGTCTTTTCCCGGCAGCAGATTATCGATCAGGTGCGCGGCTACGACTACAGTATCACCCCCAGGGCGGTTGATGTACAGATTTTCGGACTGCGCAAGAAACTGGGCCAGGCCGGATCCTGCATCGAAACCGTCCGCGGCATCGGCTACCGGATCCGCGAATAG